One Limnothrix sp. FACHB-406 DNA window includes the following coding sequences:
- a CDS encoding ABC transporter ATP-binding protein — translation MTPSTSDRPQMTETLPARPLLQAKQLCKSFGGLKAVKGANIEVRSGSITGLIGPNGAGKTTLFNLLSNFIPSDSGEVFLDGQPIHNLSPHQIARQGMVRTFQVARVLSRLSVLENMILAAQDQRGERFWEVWTQGSRIRRQQRDLELRAMELLEAIGLAHMAREYAGSLSGGQRKLLEMGRALMVQPKLVLLDEPAAGVNPALIEQICDRIQTWNREGLTFLIVEHNMDVIMSLCDRVWVLADGQNLADGSPDMIQADPRVLEAYLGQAA, via the coding sequence ATGACCCCTTCCACCAGCGATCGGCCCCAAATGACCGAAACCCTGCCTGCTCGGCCCCTGCTGCAAGCCAAGCAACTTTGCAAAAGCTTCGGGGGCCTGAAAGCCGTGAAGGGAGCCAACATTGAGGTGCGATCGGGCAGTATTACCGGCCTGATTGGCCCCAACGGCGCGGGCAAAACCACCCTCTTTAACCTGCTCTCTAACTTCATTCCCTCCGATAGTGGTGAAGTGTTTTTGGATGGGCAACCCATTCACAATCTGTCGCCCCACCAAATCGCCCGCCAGGGGATGGTGCGAACCTTTCAGGTGGCGCGGGTGCTTTCCCGGTTGTCGGTGCTGGAGAACATGATTTTGGCAGCCCAAGATCAACGGGGCGAACGGTTTTGGGAAGTTTGGACCCAAGGCAGCCGCATCCGTCGCCAGCAACGGGACTTGGAATTGCGAGCCATGGAACTGTTGGAGGCGATCGGCCTGGCCCACATGGCGCGGGAATATGCCGGTTCCCTGTCCGGTGGGCAGCGCAAACTGCTGGAAATGGGACGGGCCCTGATGGTGCAACCCAAGTTGGTGTTGCTGGATGAGCCAGCGGCCGGCGTGAATCCAGCCCTGATTGAGCAAATCTGCGATCGAATCCAAACCTGGAATCGGGAAGGACTGACCTTCCTGATTGTGGAACACAACATGGATGTGATTATGTCCCTGTGCGATCGGGTGTGGGTTTTGGCGGATGGTCAAAATTTAGCGGATGGCTCCCCGGACATGATCCAAGCGGATCCAAGGGTTTTGGAAGCCTATCTGGGGCAAGCCGCGTGA
- a CDS encoding DUF6816 family protein gives MTRRSKRSASRGFSRWFAPGIALGLALFWGFMAWLGWPSVVQAGPLLDRVNAFPYWVTKPPTKPAAGDLIYPPWMAGDWQVTSTLLELSAPFAPEIVTPGFESNRSLLGQPVSFAVRFGPQTIAPALSAFPLRKYQPPDRAPIVADRALNGLNIAAAYLGRGAIAGVVADPGNPNEQILKLANQRALVSTVTDRASETPSDRRFLATEVIVQSFQNEGTQQGRSVYANAVETTTDYRRTAPDAIEADQFTAVYLAPRDRYASVTRNRPVALYHYRLTLQAIAPEVNPPP, from the coding sequence GTGACGCGGCGATCGAAGCGATCGGCAAGCCGAGGGTTCAGCCGTTGGTTTGCCCCGGGGATTGCCCTGGGTTTGGCCCTTTTTTGGGGGTTCATGGCTTGGTTGGGTTGGCCGTCCGTGGTCCAGGCGGGCCCCCTGCTCGATCGGGTCAATGCTTTTCCCTATTGGGTCACCAAACCCCCCACCAAACCCGCCGCCGGAGACTTGATCTATCCCCCGTGGATGGCGGGTGATTGGCAGGTCACCAGTACGTTGCTGGAGTTGTCGGCTCCGTTCGCGCCGGAAATTGTGACTCCCGGTTTTGAGAGCAATCGATCGCTCCTGGGACAGCCCGTGAGCTTTGCGGTGCGATTTGGCCCCCAAACCATTGCGCCGGCCCTGAGTGCCTTTCCCCTACGGAAATATCAACCGCCCGATCGGGCCCCGATTGTGGCTGATCGCGCCTTGAACGGTTTGAATATTGCCGCTGCTTACCTGGGACGAGGGGCTATTGCTGGGGTGGTGGCGGATCCGGGCAATCCCAACGAGCAGATTTTGAAGTTGGCCAATCAGCGGGCCTTGGTTTCCACCGTGACCGATCGAGCCAGCGAAACACCGAGTGATCGGCGGTTTCTGGCCACGGAAGTGATTGTGCAGTCCTTTCAAAACGAGGGGACTCAGCAAGGGCGATCGGTCTATGCCAACGCGGTGGAAACCACCACGGATTATCGCCGCACCGCCCCGGACGCGATCGAAGCCGATCAGTTCACGGCCGTTTATCTGGCCCCACGCGATCGCTATGCCTCCGTGACCCGCAACCGCCCCGTGGCCCTCTACCATTACCGATTGACCCTCCAGGCGATCGCCCCGGAGGTGAATCCACCACCGTAA